The Treponema phagedenis DNA segment GCCTCATTTAATTCAAAATAATTCGGCGTATTGCTGTCTTTTAAATACTCTTTTGCGTTTTTTGTCAAAGAGTCAAAGCTCGCCGTTGCGATGTTTATTTTTCGGATTCCGCCTCGTATACATGCCTGAAAATCCTCATCGCTAATTCCTGAACCGCCATGGAGCACAAGCGGCACGGAACTCAACGCTTGTATCTCTTTTAAAATCGGAAAGGAAAGCCGAGGTTTTCCCTTATAATGCCCGTGTGCATTTCCTATTGCAACCGCCAAAGCATCGGCATGGCTGTGCTCAATAAACCTCGGCACTATTTTCGGATCCGTTGTAATAATTTCCTGTTGAGTGCTTTCGCCCTCACTGCCGCCGATAGTCCCAAGCTCGGCTTCAAGCCCGGCGCCGTATGTTTTTGCAAGCCGAACAAACTGCGCTGTTTTTTCCATATTTTCCTCAAGCGGCAAAGACGAACCGTCAAACATAACGGAGGTAAATCCATAATCCAATGCCGCCCGTATTGCCGTTTCGGTTCGTCCGTGATCAAAATGAACCGCAATATTTACGGAAGAATGTTTTGCTGCGCTTACCATCATCGGCGCTATGAGGTGAAAGGGAGAATGTTTCAACCGCATTTCCGCTATCTGAATAATGATCGGGGTGTTTGAACTTTCCGCCGCTTTTACCGCCCCGATGAGCATTTCCATATTGGCAACATTGAATGCGCCGACCGCCTTTTCTTTTTTTTCAGCCTCTTCTAATAAATCTTTCATATACGCAAGTGGCATTGAGAACCTCTATTCTTTACGGCTAAAAACCGGTTTATTGTATTTCGGATAATAAAACGGGTCTTCGTTCTTGTAACGATTTTAATGCCGCCGTTGCAATCAAAACAGGTTGTAAACCGTCATTAATATCAACCGGAACGGCGGAGTTTTCTTCTATTGCTTTTACAAAGAGACTCACCTCTTTTGTAAAGGAAGCCATGTATCGTTCAAGGAAAAAGTATAAGGGTTTTTCGCCTGTAACGCCGTTTTCAGTACTGAGAACCAATGTTGATTCGCTGTCATTTGTAACCGCAGCCTGTCCTTTTGATCCGAACACTTCGGCGCGCTGATCATAACCGTAGGCGGCTTTCCGCGAGTTGTCAATAACCGCCAAAGCGCCGTTTGACATTTTTAGCGTTATGATAGCCGTGTCAATGTCTCCTGCCTTCCCGATTGCGGGGTCTACCAAAACAGCACCGTTTGCAAAAACCTCAACGACGTCCGCACCGGTTAGGTAGCGCACCATATCAAAATCATGAATGGTCATATCAAGGAACATGCCGCCGGAAACTTTTACATACTCTGCGGGCGGCGGAGCGGGATCCCGCGAAGTGATTTTTACAATATGCACATCGCCGATTAAGCCGTCCCGCACCGATTTTCGAACCGCTTCAAAATTATGATCAAATCTTCTATTAAACCCTACCTGATATTTCAGTCCGCTTCCTTCAAGCGCTTTCATAACCTCTTTTATTTTTGCAATATCTTGCGATATGGGCTTTTCGCAGAATACGTGTTTTTTTGCCTTAATTGCCTCAATGGAAATATCGGCGTGCGTATCCGTCGATGAACAAATCATTACCGCATCAATTTCAGGGTTTGCAAGAATGTCTTTATAGTCCTTATAACAATGCTCAATTCCCAAATCGTGCGCCCAGCGCTCCGTTTCGGCATTCATAAAAGGATCCGCAACCGCAAGTACTTTTGCGTTTGTGATACCGCGGGTAATGCTTTGCGCATGCACCTTCCCAATTCTTCCGACACCGATAATTCCGATTTTAATCATATAAATCTCCCATAAAAAGTTTTTACCCCTGCGTTAGCAAGGCATAGCCGTAAAAAAGCACAATAATAAGCGAGTTTTGGCAAACGCATTTGCAAAAGACAAAACTCATCGATAAAAAAAGCCGGCGGTATTGCAGACTGCTTTTTATCACATCTCCTTATCCCAAGAGATACACATAGGAGCGGGTGTATATATAATTCTATCCAAATTCACTCTTTTGATATCTCTTTATGTATTCTAGCATGAGTTTTGGGTATTTTCAAGTTAAAACTTTGATATATTTTGAGTATATTTTCAAAATTTTTTGTTGACTTATGGGAATTTCAATGATGTACCTGATACTGAATAATTTATTGTAAGCCGCATATAAAGAATCTTGGCAGTCTGTTATCATAAGAGTAGATTATCCCACTTTAACAATTTAATTTCTTTATGCGGGCGCAGATTTATCGTGTGCTCCTGTTACGGCGACGATCATAATACTGCAAATCCTTCGTATAAAGCTGAAAATACCTATCGAAGATTTCATACACGGTAACAGGTTTTGCATTAAAGGCTAAAACATTTTTGCTTGTATTGCTTGCAAATATTACTATAACGTTTTTTTGATAACTCGATTATTTTTCTTAATGCATCTTATACAGTTCGTATAAAATATATCAAAAATCAAAAACGGATAGAGCTATCAAAAAACGCTGTATTATTTTTATACAAGTTGCCGATCTTTTACCGCAAGAGAACCTTTTATGTATACCTCTTTTGCAAGGTTGGTGGCAAAAAAGTACAAAACATAATCCAGTGTCTTTGCATCAAAAACGGTGATATTGGCATCTTTTCCTGTATGGAAAGATCCCATGGTTTTTGCCCGGTCAACCGAGTAGGCGGCATTTATGGTAACCGCATTGAAAACCTCAATCGGGGTAAGGCGCATCATCAGACAGCCGAGTTGCATAATAAACTGTAAATTTGCCGTTGGGCACGAGCCGGGGTTGGAGTCAGTGCAAAGGGTGATTGCCATGCCCGCATCAAGCATTTTCCGCGCGGGCGCATAGGTATCTTTCATAAGTGAAAAGGTGGTGCCGGGTAAAAGATTCCCGATTACATTTGCTTCCGCAAGCAGACGGATTTCCTCGTCATCGACAACCATCAGATGTTCGGCGGAAACCGCTTGTAAATCGTGGGCAACCTGTACGCCGCCGATGTTTTTTATTTCATCCGAGTGAATCCTTAGTTTAAATCCGTGTTTTTTTGCTTCGGTTAAAATCCTGAACGATTGCTCCGCAGTAAATACTCCCGACTCGCAAAACACATCGCAGAATTCCGCAAGTTTTTTTTGTGCAATGGTCGGCATCATTTCGATAACCTCATCTACGTATGTATCGGGATTGTTCTCATAGCCTTTGGGGATTACATGCGCTGCCATAAATGTTTTTATTAATTCAACCGGCATATCTTTGCCGAGTTTATCTAAAACTTCAAGTTCTTTTACTTCTGTTTCGAGGTCAGTGCCGTAACCCGATTTTGCTTCAACGGCGGTAACTCCGTGCACTACCATGTGTTCAAGAAGCCCGCGAGTTTTTGCATACAGTTCATCAAAGCTCGCTTTTTTGGTGGCTTTCAGGGTAGAAAGAATACCGCCGCCGGCTGCAAGTATTTCAAGATACTCCATGCCGTTCAGCTTCATCGAGAATTCATTTTCGCGGGAACCGCCGTACACCAAATGAGTGTGTGCGTCAATCAGCCCAGGCGTCGCCACAAAGCCTTTTAAGTCAACCAACTCGGTTGCAGCATTCGTCAGCCGTTTATATGCATCTCCTTCTCCAACCTCAAGGATTTTTCCGTCTTTAATTGCAATATAAGCATTTTTTAAAATCTTTGCCTTGCTCATCTCGGCACCGCGCAAAGCTCTGCCTAAGTCTTCGGGGCAAAAAACTTCTTCCAAATGTGCCAGTATCTTATCTGCTGTCATACAAGCCTCCAAAAATAATTATATACCGATTTCCATCATATCCGATTATCTGTAAAAATCAATAAGTATTTTAAAATGTTTTGATGTAATAGTATAGCGTTTTGTAATTAACTACTGTTATGCAGCGCGAACCAAAGGTAACACTTCCAAGGTTTCGCCCTTGTTCAATTCCAAACGATGTTTTAAAGCATCAACACAAAACTGTAACATTGAAGCTTTAAAACTCGCATCCACTATAAACAAGAATGCCAAAACTACATTCAGAACGGGCACGGACGCCCGTGGTTCTACGCAGCAGCGATGGTTTTCCCGTCTTATCAAAATGGGAGATAAAATTGGAGAGTTGCATTACGCCTATGGTAAATTACTCACCGTTGTCAAAAACTCAGAACCGCCACGGACGGCGGTGGTTCTAAACAGAATTGAGTTTGAAAACTACCACAGCGTACTCGGAGTTTTCAAACTCATAGGTTTGGTTTTGACATGGACGTCAAAACCAAACCGTTGTGTCGGACTCTTTTTTATAAAATTGTTTATGATTTGTATAAAATACATTAAAAACGGATTGAATTATAAAAAACGCTATATTTGTTCCGAATTGTTGAGGTTTGTCTGCTGCCCCGTGTTATCGGAATTCTTTGTTTTTCGTTTTTTCCATTTGGCTTTTACAATAACAAAAAGGATAATCGCTATTAGAATAAAAACCCACGCCTGAAGCATTCCCAGAACAAATTGGAAAAACCCGCTCAAACCATCGGAGAGGGCGGTTTTAATTCTGAAAAATATTGAAGAACCTTCACCTGCCAAATCAGTTAGCTGATACATTGAGATAGTAACGGTGCTGAAGTTAACTGATTTTTCTAAATATTTTAAACGCCCCTCAAGCGATTCTATTTCAGAACGTAAGGCTTGAATCTGATCTTGAATATCAAGAATGTCCTTTACCGATGCTGCCTTATTAAGCAATTTCAAATACGTATTTTCGGTTTCTTTTTTTACGCGCAGCCGAGCACTTATATCGATAAAATCTTCGGTAACATCTTGCACGTCAATATTTTTAGAGTCAAATCTTTCTACGCCGGCAGCGAGCTCGGTTATAAAAAGATCAAAGTTTTCTTTTGGAATTCGTATAATCAGCGTTTGCATAATGCGATAGCGGGAAGAATGCCCGTTTTCTTGTGAAACATAGGCTTTGTATTTTTGTATCAGCTTTTCAATATTCGCCTGTGTTTTCTCGATATCTTCGGTTTTAAATTCAATGTTCGCAGTTTTGATAAGCTTCCGCTCAAAATCCGCCGTTTCTAAATTCTCATTCTGAGCCATAGCCGATTGATTAGGCTTTCCTTCCATCTTTGCCTCAGACTTTCTTCCAAAAGCCCGGTTTTCAGAAAACTCGGAATCACTCACGGCTTCCGCCGCCATGACGACGTTTTTCCTCATATTTGCCGAACACGCAGAAAAAAAGATGCTCATTCCGCATAAAAACAAAAAAAGAATTTTTTTCATGCTTCACCTCCACCTGCATGAAGTATACCGCTATTTTTCTTCATCAGCAAGCGTCATCCGATGGGCATAGGACAAGAGCATGAAAGTTTTCCCATCCGCAGCGGATAATCAGTCGATACCGGCTTCTCATTCTTTAATTGACAGGATGTCAAACGGTGTTAAAAGCTTTAACAGTGAATTGCAAGATTGAAGTTTTTAAACCTCATAGGTTAAGTTTTTGACATAGACCGCAAAATAACAACAGTGCAAAACGATGTTTAAAAGCATCAACAGTAAATTATAAAATTGAAGCTTTTAAACTCGTTGGCGAAGTTACAGTGAATTTTCAAAACTTCGCCCTATGGTAAGTTTACTCACCGTTGCGCCGTGTCGAACTCCTTTTATAAAATTTTATTGTAAAATGCATAAGAATTCTCTAACTTTAGCATTTCTTGACATTTTGCTTTGTTTTTTTACTGACTTTTTTTTCTTTTTCGTTTACAATCTTCGTATGAATGTAAGAGAATCAATTAAAAGTACGGCAATATCGGTTCTTCCGATATGTGTAATTGTGTTGCTTTTGCACGTAACAGTTACCCCCTTGCCCGCATCCGAAGCTATCGCTTTTACGGTTGGATCGGCTTTGGTTATTTTAGGGCTCGGGCTTTTTTTGCTCGGAATGAATTTAGCTATTATGCCTGTCGGCTCATTTTTGGGAGCAGCGCTAACCCGCACAAGAAAGATTTTTTTCATTCTTGGTGCGGGAGCTGTTGTAGGTTTTATTATTACGGTAGCGGAACCTAATCTTTTAATCCTTGCCAGACAAGCAGAATCGGTTACGGGAGCAATCACTACTCCAGTGATGATTCTTGTGGTTGCAATCGGCGTAGCTCTTTCAGTAGTAATCGGACTTGCAAGAAGCATTTTCCAAATTTCCTACCGCCTAATTATGCTTATAATGTACGGGCTTGCTTTTTTGCTTGCAATAAAAGTGCACCCCACATTTGTAGCAATGGCCTTTGACTCAGGCGGAGCTACCACAGGGCCGCTTACGGTTCCTTTTATAATTGCTTTGGGAATAGGAGCTGCAAGTGTCCGCGGAGATAAAGAAGCTCATGACGACAGCTTCGGCTACACAGGTTTGACTGTTGCAGGCCCCGTTCTAGTTGTTATTGCATACGCCTTTATTTTAGCCCTGCAAGGACGCGGCGGATTGCCGGAGCAATTGCCGGAAACAATTATACCGCCTGAAATGAATTTATCAATAATGGGAACCTATGTACCGGTTTTATTGCAGAGCTTTAAAAATGTTGCGTTTTCAGTTTCACCGTTTGTGTTGATTCTTCTTTTTTTTAACGTAACACTTTTAAAATTACCGCCGAAGCAAATGCGCAGAATTATTATCGGTATTATTTATTCTTATTTCGGTTTGGTTATTTTCTTTACAGGCACCGATACGGGATTTATTCCTGCAGCGTTTAGACTCGGAACACTTTTAGGGCAACTTTCCTACCATTGGATTTTAGTCCCTATTGGTTGTGTTGCGGGAGCTGTAGTTGTTTGCGCAGAGCCTTCAACATGGGCGCTTGTAGAACAAGTTGAAGATTTATCGGGCGGAAACATCCGAAAGAGCGTTATGCTTGTTTCATTGGCAATCGGTGTATCCCTTTTTATAGGGCTTGCAATGTTACGCATTATACTAGGCTTTAGTGTATGGGTCTTTTTAATTCCCAGTTTTATAATAACATTTATTCTAACTCTCTTTGCGCCGCCGCTGTTTATTGCAATTGCATTTGACTCAGGAAGCGTCGCATCGGGACCTATGTCTAGCACCTTTGTTCTTTCTCTTGCACTGGGGGCTTCCACAGGTTTACAGGGGAACCCCGCAATTGATGCCTTCGGTCTTATTGCAATGACTTCTCTATCCCCATTAATAAGTATTCAAATACTTGGAATTCTTTTTAAAAAGAAGCAAGAGAAACTTGAAAAAAAAGGAGAAAAATAATGAAAGAATTTACAAAAATGATTCTTCTATTTACACCGCACAATAAAGCGGAAAAAATATTTGCCTCGGCGTACGAAGCAGGAGCAAGGGGCGGAACAATTTTAGTCGGGAGCACTCCAAGTTTTTCAAAACTCGGATCCTTTTTTGCCGTTGGTGATACGCTCACCGACATTTTACAAATTCTTACGACGGAAAAAGAGCATGATGCTATTATCAACTCAATTACCGCAAGCCCGGTGTGGTCAAAAAAAACACACGGGAAATTATGCATATTATCTGCTGGAGGAGAAAAAAATATGGCAGGCGAAAGTCAATTAATTACTGTTATTGTTAATAGAGGTTTTGCAAATGATGTTATGGACGCAGCTCGAAAAGCGGGAGCTACGGGCGGTACTATTTTACATGCACGTGGAACAGGAAAACCGGAAGACGAAAAGTTTTTCGGCATAACAATTGTTCCCGAAAAAGAGCAACTTCTTATCATAGCCGATAACGCAACCGCTGAAAAAATAAAAACGGCAATTTCAAACTTAGATATTTTAAAAGAACCCGGAATCGGAATTATTTTTTCATTACCCATTATTGAAATGAAAACCCTCGGAGAGTAAAAACTTTAACTTTCGATCAGTTTGGGGTTTCGGAAAATACAGGCAGCCCAAAAGCAAATGAAAAACCTGAACGGTTCTTGGTTAATAAGATCAAGATCAACTGCGACGCCTATAAGCAAGGCTGCCCGAACCCCAAGCCTTTTATCTCCATATTCAATAAGCCAATTTACAAATTCGGTATCATACTGATAATCTTGGATAAACTGCAATACAATATTTTTCAGCTTCTCATCATGTTTCTTTCGTAATGAAAAACTTTCATCCAAGGCATCAATTAATAGAATATTCGGTGCCTTTTGTTTGTTTTTATATCGCTCAAAGGCATAATAGAACGCATTTTGAATACCCATTAAAGAAGAAAGCGCAAGCAGTGCTTCATCTTCTACGTGAAGAGGCAAATTCTCTTGTCTGAGCAGATCAAGAATAAGCGGCAGAGAACTGATTGACCCGAATGTTTCCAGCGCTTGTATTCCGCGCAATAATAAAAAAGGATTGTCGGTATTAGCAATCATATTTCCGATTTTAATTTGACTATAGGTATCATTAAGATTTGCAAGCGCTAACATTGCTTCTCCTGCTAATGCATAATCTTCACTGTCCAGCGCAGTCCGTAAAGCGGGAATTGCCTGTTGCACTTTAAATTTTCCCAAAATTCGAGCGGCGCTTGAGGCTGTAGTAAAAGCTCCGCTTTTTAACTCAAGTAAAAGATCCTCACGGTTTTTGCTGCTCAAAGCCTCAATAGAATATAATGCCTGCAATGCCCCATAGCGAATGCTAAAACGAGGAGATTCCAAATACGAACCGAGTTGGTCGGCAGATACCGAAGAAGCAATCTCTCCGAGCTCTTTTAAAATATTTTGCTCCGCTTCAAGATTCTGATTGGAATCAAGCTTATGCAAAAGATTTAATGCTTTCATGTCGCGCGGTGAAAAAAGCACCGCAAGGGTTTCAAACACCCGATAACTGCCAAGATTAAGCAACTTCGCTTGGAACAGTAAACCGATTGCAATAATCACAATAATACCGATAAAAAAAATTCGGTACGATTCAAGATTTGAAAACCCCAGTGATTTAAAAAAGTCTAATATCGTTCCGCCTAAGATAGCACCGCCGCCGCCTGTAATACCTAAGACAAAATAATACAGCATGCTGAGATCCATAATGGCTTCTTCCGGCACCATAGCAAAAAAATATGCTTGCGCGGCATTATCCTGTCCTACAAACCCCATATTCGTAATCATGGAAATAAGACATAAAACAACAATTGCAAGCGAAACCGTGCCTAATCCCGGTGCAATAATTGCGGGGATCAGCGTAACAAGCGCTAAACTTGAAAAAATAATATACATCGGTTTTGCTCCGATTCTGTCAATAACCAGTCGCATTATCAAACCGACAATTAATGCTCCAAATGAAGAGCAAACAGTGAAAATTGTTGCAAGGCTATCACTTGTTCCATATACTTCTTTTGCAAAAACGATAATAAAAGGACGAGCCATTCCAATTCCAAAACCAACAATAAAAAAGGCGGTAATAAAAAGGCGGAAATTTGCATCTTTGAAAGCATTTCGTGCATGAGTAAAAAACGAATGTTGTTCTGCCGGTTCTTGTAAAGGAGTTTGAGCTTCTCCCCCCTTTTCAGCTTCCTTTTCAGGATCGGGAAGTTTTAAAAGCAAAGCCGAAGCTATGAACCCGGAAATCATACCGATAATAGTTGCAATATTATAAGTTGTTACAGAAATATTTATCCAAAGCATACCGGCAAGCAACAGGGTCGCAATAAGCGTCGCTGCATTATTAGTCAAAGAAATTCGCACAATATAAGAACTTCTATCCTTGCCGGGAGCCAAGATTTTTATAACCGGATTATTTGCAATCATGCCCGCACCGCGAAAAATATTAAAACATGCAACAGAAAGTACTAAAAGATTTAAAGCTACAAAATTATTTCCGGCAAAAAAGAACAGCGGAATAACAAGCATTGGCAGCAAACTGAGGTTTCGCATAAACCATGCATACGCAAAGGTTCTTATAAGCGTATATTTTCGCACCATCAATTTACCAAGCGGGATCGCAAAATAGCAAAAATACATAAAAGCATTTAATAAACCGACAATCGTACTATTTGCACCCAAAGAAAGGGCATACAGCGTAATAGTATTGCCGGTAACAAGTGCAAACGACAGAGAATTTATAATATTGTAAATATCATATACTCGCCTTCCTTGCTTGATCCTAAAGGCAGATAGTTCTTCGCTCATTATTTCGTATTCTATACTGATTAAGAGAAAAAAACAATATAACAAAGTGGTTTTCTTCCATCTATGATCCCGCTTTATTTCGACTCCCAATGAAAAACAGCAACACGCGCACCGGCATCAAAAACCGGAGATAGCGTTTTTAAGAATTCGATCTGTTCTTAATACATTTTATTTGCATCATAAAAAATTTTTAAAAAGAGTTCGACACAACGGTTTGGTTTTGACGTCCTTGTCAAAACCAAACCTGCGAGTTTTAAAGCTTTGTAAATAATTTTGCTTTAAAACTCGCTGCTGCGTGGAACCACTGCCATCCGTGGCAGTTCTGATTTTGACACGGCGCAACGGTGGGCAATTTACCATAGTGATGCTGAATCTATAAGCTGCTATGATTAACACTCCAATTACTAGCAGCAACCTAATTAACAAAACGCTATACGATCATCAGTAATAGCGGGGACATTTTTATAGTGGCGTGACAAGATAAAAATTTATCCTTGACGGGCAGTGTTATTGGTGCTATACTGCAATTATCTAAAAGATCTTTTTTTCGTAAGTACTAAAAGTTTTATTCTTATCAAACGAGGATCCAATAGATTCAATTCTGTATGGAATTGAATATTGAAATGCCGTACACGGCAAAGGTTCTTATATGTCACAAAAAATTTATGTAGGCAACTTAAATTATGCTACCACAGGAGAAGGTCTTAAAGACCTTTTCGGCAATTATGGAGAAGTTGTTTCCGCTATTGTCATTAAAGACAGACTCACACATCGCTCAAAGGGGTTCGGTTTTGTCGAGATGGAAGATGAAGCTGCCGTAAAAAAAGCTATTGAAGAATTAAACGAAACCGATTTTGAGGGTAGAAAAATTCGCGTTAACTATGCGGAAGAGCGGCAGCAACCGCCTCAGCATTAATGACATATACATTCTCTGTCAGTACTAAGGCGGAGGAGCTTGTCGATATCACCGGTTTTGTACAGTCGGCAATTCGAGAAACCGGAGTAAAAAGCGGCACCGCTCTTATCTTTTGTCCACACACCACTGCTGCGATTACTATCAACGAAAATGCAGATCCCGATGTAAAAGCTGATTTATTAAAAGGCTTAGCATACATATCTCCCGATAGACCGGTATATATGCATGCGGAAGGAAATAGCCCTGCGCATATAAAAGCAAGTCTTGTAGGTAGTTCTGTTTCGGTTATTATCGAAAACGGAGCCCTGTTGCTTGGCACATGGCAGGGAATTTATTTTTGTGAATTTGACGGCCCCCGCAAACGATATTTTCATGTAAAAATACAAAAAGATTAAAAGAACCTGTTTTCTTTTAGTATTGTATTTTTAAAAATGTTTTATTCTATTATGAAAAAACGGTAGAAAAGCTCTTATCTCTTTTTGTATAAAAAGAGATAAGAATGACTTGACTGTTATACTTTAAAATTAAATCCGATACTCAATCCGAAATCCAGTGAATTCATATAAAATGATTTTATCTGATCTCTTTCAAAGTTAACATCAATTTTAGGGGTGGCGTTCTGACCATTTTCTATTGCTGCCTCCATTATCTTTTTAGGCATGGTAACATATTTTGGTCTATACACGGTGTACGAAAGGAAGGTTCCGAGTACCAGCTCCATTGTGGGAATAACCGGTTGGTTATATTCTATTGTTCCTTTAAAAACTACGCCTAAGGGGTTTATTTTTTTCATTTGTTCGGGAGAAACCACCAGCGTTCCTGTTTCGGGATGAAAATCTATCTTTCCCTTGGTTTCTTTAAATATGTTAGCTGTGTCTTCTTCGGTCAGGTTGGTATACATTTCATAAACCGGCTGCGGGTCAACCGGCATTCTGCCGTTCACATAAAAGTTAATACTCATCCTGTTGCGAAACAAATAGGTACGTAAACCGGTACCGAAGGTGATGACGGGCGTCATATATACTCGGGCATACACCCGTATATCTTTTTTTAATCTTTCATTATATTGTCCGGATATTTGCCCGGAAAATCCTTGCCCGACTCCAAGATCAAAACTCAAGCCAAGTCCGCCGAAATACTTATTGTCTTGCAGCTTAAAATACTTTACCGCATCAAAAATATAGGTAATGTCCACTTCACCGTTCATTATAAAACCTACCATACCTTCCATAAAAGCTGCTCCGAGATATTTTTTATCTGCCTCGTTGATATGCGGATCGGTGTATGAACCCAGAAAATTTGCCCGAAGTCCAAGCACAAAGCCTTTTTCAAAAGCAAAAGATGTGCTCATGGTTGCACACATAATTCCGATGCATAGAAGTTTTTTTCCAATAATCATATAGCCTCCAAATAAACATGCGTATCAAATTCCTGTTTTTAACGAGCAAAAGAATAACAGAGTTTCATATTATCGTCAACAGGTTCGAAAAGTCTAATAATTAAGAAATCGGTAATTTAATTAGATCCGATACACATGAAAACCAAAAAACCATAGCATAATTTGGAATTCAAAACAATATCTTGATTATGTGGTATCTTAACTTGGCGATGTTTTAAAAGCACAACCGCTTTCAAGTGCTTTTAAAACTCGCAAGGTATTATTTTGACACGGACAGCAAAATCAGAACGGGTATGGACACCCGTGTTTCCACGTAAAAAACAGGGGGTCAGTACAAGTCGCCCTGCTCTGCGCGCAGAGGCTGTCGGGGGATGGTTTTTGGCGTGCGGAACTTTGGGGTTTTTCTTGGCGTTAGCGAGGGGTAGGCATTCCGATGGTAAACTTACCCACCGTTGCGTTGTGTCGGGCTCTTTTTA contains these protein-coding regions:
- a CDS encoding P-II family nitrogen regulator produces the protein MKEFTKMILLFTPHNKAEKIFASAYEAGARGGTILVGSTPSFSKLGSFFAVGDTLTDILQILTTEKEHDAIINSITASPVWSKKTHGKLCILSAGGEKNMAGESQLITVIVNRGFANDVMDAARKAGATGGTILHARGTGKPEDEKFFGITIVPEKEQLLIIADNATAEKIKTAISNLDILKEPGIGIIFSLPIIEMKTLGE
- a CDS encoding MFS transporter codes for the protein MSEELSAFRIKQGRRVYDIYNIINSLSFALVTGNTITLYALSLGANSTIVGLLNAFMYFCYFAIPLGKLMVRKYTLIRTFAYAWFMRNLSLLPMLVIPLFFFAGNNFVALNLLVLSVACFNIFRGAGMIANNPVIKILAPGKDRSSYIVRISLTNNAATLIATLLLAGMLWINISVTTYNIATIIGMISGFIASALLLKLPDPEKEAEKGGEAQTPLQEPAEQHSFFTHARNAFKDANFRLFITAFFIVGFGIGMARPFIIVFAKEVYGTSDSLATIFTVCSSFGALIVGLIMRLVIDRIGAKPMYIIFSSLALVTLIPAIIAPGLGTVSLAIVVLCLISMITNMGFVGQDNAAQAYFFAMVPEEAIMDLSMLYYFVLGITGGGGAILGGTILDFFKSLGFSNLESYRIFFIGIIVIIAIGLLFQAKLLNLGSYRVFETLAVLFSPRDMKALNLLHKLDSNQNLEAEQNILKELGEIASSVSADQLGSYLESPRFSIRYGALQALYSIEALSSKNREDLLLELKSGAFTTASSAARILGKFKVQQAIPALRTALDSEDYALAGEAMLALANLNDTYSQIKIGNMIANTDNPFLLLRGIQALETFGSISSLPLILDLLRQENLPLHVEDEALLALSSLMGIQNAFYYAFERYKNKQKAPNILLIDALDESFSLRKKHDEKLKNIVLQFIQDYQYDTEFVNWLIEYGDKRLGVRAALLIGVAVDLDLINQEPFRFFICFWAACIFRNPKLIES
- a CDS encoding ketose-bisphosphate aldolase — translated: MPLAYMKDLLEEAEKKEKAVGAFNVANMEMLIGAVKAAESSNTPIIIQIAEMRLKHSPFHLIAPMMVSAAKHSSVNIAVHFDHGRTETAIRAALDYGFTSVMFDGSSLPLEENMEKTAQFVRLAKTYGAGLEAELGTIGGSEGESTQQEIITTDPKIVPRFIEHSHADALAVAIGNAHGHYKGKPRLSFPILKEIQALSSVPLVLHGGSGISDEDFQACIRGGIRKINIATASFDSLTKNAKEYLKDSNTPNYFELNEAMVAGVYETVLHHINVFNNKS
- the iolG gene encoding inositol 2-dehydrogenase; its protein translation is MIKIGIIGVGRIGKVHAQSITRGITNAKVLAVADPFMNAETERWAHDLGIEHCYKDYKDILANPEIDAVMICSSTDTHADISIEAIKAKKHVFCEKPISQDIAKIKEVMKALEGSGLKYQVGFNRRFDHNFEAVRKSVRDGLIGDVHIVKITSRDPAPPPAEYVKVSGGMFLDMTIHDFDMVRYLTGADVVEVFANGAVLVDPAIGKAGDIDTAIITLKMSNGALAVIDNSRKAAYGYDQRAEVFGSKGQAAVTNDSESTLVLSTENGVTGEKPLYFFLERYMASFTKEVSLFVKAIEENSAVPVDINDGLQPVLIATAALKSLQERRPVLLSEIQ
- a CDS encoding DUF1538 domain-containing protein; amino-acid sequence: MNVRESIKSTAISVLPICVIVLLLHVTVTPLPASEAIAFTVGSALVILGLGLFLLGMNLAIMPVGSFLGAALTRTRKIFFILGAGAVVGFIITVAEPNLLILARQAESVTGAITTPVMILVVAIGVALSVVIGLARSIFQISYRLIMLIMYGLAFLLAIKVHPTFVAMAFDSGGATTGPLTVPFIIALGIGAASVRGDKEAHDDSFGYTGLTVAGPVLVVIAYAFILALQGRGGLPEQLPETIIPPEMNLSIMGTYVPVLLQSFKNVAFSVSPFVLILLFFNVTLLKLPPKQMRRIIIGIIYSYFGLVIFFTGTDTGFIPAAFRLGTLLGQLSYHWILVPIGCVAGAVVVCAEPSTWALVEQVEDLSGGNIRKSVMLVSLAIGVSLFIGLAMLRIILGFSVWVFLIPSFIITFILTLFAPPLFIAIAFDSGSVASGPMSSTFVLSLALGASTGLQGNPAIDAFGLIAMTSLSPLISIQILGILFKKKQEKLEKKGEK
- a CDS encoding DUF4349 domain-containing protein, encoding MKKILFLFLCGMSIFFSACSANMRKNVVMAAEAVSDSEFSENRAFGRKSEAKMEGKPNQSAMAQNENLETADFERKLIKTANIEFKTEDIEKTQANIEKLIQKYKAYVSQENGHSSRYRIMQTLIIRIPKENFDLFITELAAGVERFDSKNIDVQDVTEDFIDISARLRVKKETENTYLKLLNKAASVKDILDIQDQIQALRSEIESLEGRLKYLEKSVNFSTVTISMYQLTDLAGEGSSIFFRIKTALSDGLSGFFQFVLGMLQAWVFILIAIILFVIVKAKWKKRKTKNSDNTGQQTNLNNSEQI
- the hutI gene encoding imidazolonepropionase, whose translation is MTADKILAHLEEVFCPEDLGRALRGAEMSKAKILKNAYIAIKDGKILEVGEGDAYKRLTNAATELVDLKGFVATPGLIDAHTHLVYGGSRENEFSMKLNGMEYLEILAAGGGILSTLKATKKASFDELYAKTRGLLEHMVVHGVTAVEAKSGYGTDLETEVKELEVLDKLGKDMPVELIKTFMAAHVIPKGYENNPDTYVDEVIEMMPTIAQKKLAEFCDVFCESGVFTAEQSFRILTEAKKHGFKLRIHSDEIKNIGGVQVAHDLQAVSAEHLMVVDDEEIRLLAEANVIGNLLPGTTFSLMKDTYAPARKMLDAGMAITLCTDSNPGSCPTANLQFIMQLGCLMMRLTPIEVFNAVTINAAYSVDRAKTMGSFHTGKDANITVFDAKTLDYVLYFFATNLAKEVYIKGSLAVKDRQLV